In Zonotrichia albicollis isolate bZonAlb1 chromosome 26, bZonAlb1.hap1, whole genome shotgun sequence, a genomic segment contains:
- the LOC141731840 gene encoding uncharacterized protein LOC141731840, translated as MSNSTSISHFLLLALADTRQLQLLHFCLLLGISLAALLGNGLIISAVACDHHLHTPMFFFLLNLALSDLGMICTTVPKAMHNSLWDTRNISYTGCAAQAFFFMLFISVECFLLTIMCYDRYVSICKPLHYGTLLGSRACAHMAAAAWASAFLTALLHTANTFSLPLCHGNALGQFFCEIPQILKLSCSKSYLRELGFLAVSASLAFGCFVFLVFSYVQIFRAVLRILSEQGWHKAFSTCLPHLAVVSLFLSTGFFAHLKPPSISSPSLDLALSVLYSVVPPVLNPFIYSLRNQEVKAAVRTLMPGSENHFLRQQMSNSTSISHFLLLALADTRQLQLLNFCLLLCISLAALLGNGLIISAVACGHHLHTPMFFFLLNLALSDLGMIYTTVPKAMYNSLWDTRTISYSGCAAQLFLFVFFISAEVSLLTVMSYDRYMSICKPLHYGTLLGSRACAHMAAAAWASAFLNALLHTANTFSLPLCHGNALGQFFCDVPQILKLSCSKSYLRELGLLAVSAFLSFACFVFIVFSYVQILRAVLRILSEQGRHKAFSTCLPHLAVVSLFLSTAAFAYLKPHPSMSSPSLDLGVSILYSLVPPALNPLIYSLRNQELKDALRKMMTGWFQKH; from the exons ATGTCCAACAGCacctccatcagccacttcctcctgctggcattggcagacacgcggcagctgcagctcctgcacttctgcctcttgctgggcatctccctggctgccctcctgggcaacggcctcatcatcagcgctgTAGCCTGTgaccaccacctgcacacgcccatgttcttcttcctgctcaacctggccctcagcgacctgggcatgatctgcaccactgtccccaaagccatgcataattccctctgggacaccaggaacatctcctacacaggatgtgctgcacaagCGTTTTTCTTTATGTTGTTTATCTCAGTAGAGTGTTTCCTCCTGACCAttatgtgctatgaccgctacgtgtccatctgcaaacccctgcactacgggaccctcctgggcagcagagcttgtgcccacatggcagcagctgcctgggccagtgcctttctcactgctctgctgcacacagccaatacattttccctgcccctgtgccacggcaatgccctgggccagttcttctgtgaaatcccacagatcctcaagctctcctgctccaaatcctacctcagggaacttgggttTCTTGCTGTTAGTGCCTCCTTagcttttggttgttttgtgttccttgttttctcctatgtgcagatcttcagggccgtgctgaggatcctctctgagcagggatggcacaaagccttttccacctgcctccctcacctggctgtggtctccctgttcctcagcactggcttTTTTGcccacctgaagcccccctccatctcgtccccatccctggatctggccctgtcggttctgtactcagtggttcCTCCTGTCCTCAACCCcttcatctacagcctgaggaaccaggaggtCAAAGCTGCAGTGAGGACCCTGATGCctggat CAGAAAACCATTTCCTgagacagcaaatgtccaacagcacctccatcagccacttcctcctgctggcattggcagacacgcggcagctgcagctcctgaacttctgcctcttgctgtgcatctccctggctgccctcctgggcaacggcctcatcatcagcgccgtcgcctgtggccaccacctgcacacgcccatgttcttcttcctgctcaacctggccctcagcgacctgggcatGATCtacaccactgtccccaaagccatgtacaattccctctgggacaccaggaccatctcctactcaggatgtgctgctcagctatTTCTGTTTGTCTTCTTCATTTCAGCAGAGGTTTCCCTTCTCACAGTCATGAGCTACGACCGCTAcatgtccatctgcaaacccctgcactacgggaccctcctgggcagcagagcttgtgcccacatggcagcagctgcctgggccagtgcctttctcaatgctctgctgcacacagccaatacattttccctgcccctgtgccatggcaatgccctgggccagttcttctgtgatgTTCCCCAGATTCTCaaactctcctgctccaaatcctaccttAGGGAACTTGGGCTTCTTGCTGTTAGTGCCTTTTTATCATTTgcctgttttgtgttcattgttttctcctatgtgcagatcctcagggctgtgctgaggatcctctctgagcagggacggcacaaagccttttccacctgcctccctcacctggctgtggtctccctgttcctcagcactgcagcctttgCCTACTTGAAGCCCCATCCCTCCATGTCTTCCCCCTCCCTGGATCTGGGAGTGTCAATTCTGTACTCgttggtgcctccagccctgaaccccctcatctacagcctgaggaaccaagAGCTCAAGGATGCCCTGAGGAAaatgatgactggatggtttcagaagCATTAA